From Campylobacter upsaliensis, the proteins below share one genomic window:
- the lgt gene encoding prolipoprotein diacylglyceryl transferase: MKFWQNIYANFDVVAFEFFGFKVHWYGIMYVIALLLALYLAKFFVKKFNLDIDNKHLDNYFIWVELGVILGARLGYILIYDSHTLYYLTHPWQIFNPFDINGEFVGIRGMSYHGAIMGFLLATFLFCKKYKQRLWLYLDVVALSVPLAYVFGRVGNFLNQELFGRVSDVAWGIYVDGLLRHPSQLYEAFLEGVVVFIVVYLFKLRQKFEGELIIIYAGAYSLARFVCEFYREPDFGIGFVVFGLSMGQILSLIMFAAALLFYLFFKKNLMYLKG; this comes from the coding sequence ATGAAATTTTGGCAAAATATTTATGCAAATTTTGATGTTGTAGCCTTTGAGTTTTTTGGTTTTAAGGTGCATTGGTATGGCATTATGTATGTAATAGCCTTACTTTTAGCCTTATATTTGGCGAAATTTTTTGTTAAGAAATTCAATTTAGATATAGATAATAAACATTTGGATAATTATTTTATTTGGGTTGAACTTGGCGTAATTTTGGGTGCTAGACTTGGCTATATTTTGATTTATGATTCCCATACTCTTTATTATCTTACGCATCCTTGGCAAATTTTTAATCCCTTTGATATAAATGGCGAATTTGTAGGTATTCGTGGTATGAGCTATCATGGTGCTATTATGGGATTTTTGTTAGCAACCTTTCTTTTTTGTAAGAAATATAAACAAAGACTTTGGCTTTATCTTGATGTCGTGGCTTTAAGTGTTCCTTTGGCTTATGTTTTTGGTCGTGTAGGAAATTTCCTCAATCAAGAGCTTTTTGGACGCGTTAGTGATGTAGCTTGGGGAATTTATGTTGATGGCTTATTAAGACACCCTTCTCAGCTTTACGAAGCATTTTTGGAAGGCGTTGTTGTTTTTATTGTTGTTTATTTGTTTAAATTGAGACAAAAATTTGAGGGAGAGCTTATTATTATTTATGCTGGAGCTTATTCTTTGGCGCGTTTTGTGTGCGAGTTTTATAGAGAGCCTGATTTTGGGATCGGCTTCGTTGTTTTTGGACTAAGTATGGGACAAATTTTAAGTTTAATAATGTTTGCGGCTGCTTTGCTTTTTTATCTTTTTTTTAAAAAAAATTTAATGTATCTTAAAGGCTAA
- the pyk gene encoding pyruvate kinase encodes MLKKTKIVATVGPASESEEVLRQMIINGVNVFRLNFSHGTHEYHKQNLEKIRKVASELNVRIGILQDISGPKIRTGELKEPFDLKKGDRLDFYRSKILGERVDGAHYKLSINQSDILNMLKIGEYVYLYDGSIRAKIVSVNENFIQSVVENDGFLNSNKGINFPNTRINIDVITQKDKRDLLWGIENGVDFLAISFVQNAHDIDEVREILAQNGAKIAIFAKIEKFDAVENIDEIIASSDGIMVARGDLGIEVPYYKVPNIQKSIIQKANNASKPVITATQMLFSLAKAKTATRAEISDVANAVLDGTDAVMLSEESAVGIDPANAVDVMCKTIVEVEKNYPYNKFNRFDYLDDTDKIMQSSTHLAADLNADAIFALTSSGKSAIKIARYRPDIEIIAIAHSEKTLNFLSIVWGVNPAILVNKSDELTKLLKDAVRSSVERGFMSEDKCYILSAGFPTGVEGTSNLIRILKKEQIAYYLR; translated from the coding sequence ATGCTTAAAAAAACTAAAATAGTTGCCACAGTTGGTCCAGCTAGTGAAAGTGAGGAAGTTTTACGCCAAATGATCATTAATGGCGTTAATGTTTTTAGATTAAATTTTTCTCACGGAACTCACGAGTATCATAAGCAAAATTTAGAAAAAATTCGTAAGGTAGCAAGTGAGCTAAATGTAAGAATAGGGATACTTCAAGATATTAGTGGTCCTAAAATTCGCACAGGTGAGCTTAAAGAGCCTTTCGATCTTAAAAAGGGTGATAGATTAGATTTTTACCGTAGTAAAATTCTTGGAGAAAGGGTTGATGGGGCACATTATAAATTAAGCATTAATCAAAGCGATATTTTAAATATGCTAAAAATAGGGGAATATGTCTATCTTTATGATGGTAGCATTCGTGCAAAAATAGTGAGCGTTAATGAAAATTTTATCCAAAGTGTGGTAGAAAATGATGGCTTTTTAAATTCTAACAAGGGCATTAATTTTCCAAATACGCGTATTAATATCGATGTGATTACGCAAAAGGATAAGCGAGATTTGCTTTGGGGTATTGAAAATGGTGTTGATTTTCTTGCCATTTCTTTCGTGCAAAACGCTCACGATATTGATGAGGTGAGGGAAATTTTGGCACAAAATGGAGCGAAGATTGCTATTTTTGCTAAGATTGAGAAATTTGATGCGGTGGAAAATATTGATGAAATTATCGCTTCAAGTGATGGCATAATGGTAGCTCGTGGAGATTTGGGTATTGAAGTGCCTTATTATAAGGTTCCAAATATACAAAAAAGCATTATTCAAAAGGCAAACAATGCTTCAAAGCCTGTTATTACAGCGACGCAAATGCTTTTTTCTCTTGCCAAGGCTAAAACTGCGACAAGAGCCGAAATTTCAGATGTGGCAAATGCTGTATTAGATGGAACGGATGCGGTAATGTTAAGCGAAGAAAGTGCCGTAGGGATAGACCCTGCTAATGCCGTTGATGTGATGTGTAAGACCATAGTGGAAGTGGAGAAAAATTATCCTTACAATAAATTTAATCGTTTTGATTATTTAGATGATACGGATAAAATCATGCAATCAAGCACTCATTTAGCGGCAGATTTAAATGCGGATGCCATTTTCGCTCTCACAAGTAGCGGTAAATCCGCCATTAAAATTGCTCGCTATCGTCCTGATATAGAGATTATAGCCATAGCACATAGTGAAAAAACGCTTAATTTTCTTAGTATAGTTTGGGGAGTTAATCCTGCTATTTTAGTTAATAAAAGTGATGAATTAACAAAATTGCTCAAAGATGCTGTAAGATCTAGCGTAGAAAGAGGCTTTATGAGTGAAGATAAATGCTATATTTTAAGCGCTGGTTTTCCAACGGGTGTGGAGGGAACGAGTAATCTTATACGCATTTTAAAGAAAGAGCAAATCGCTTATTATCTTAGATAA
- a CDS encoding FAD-dependent oxidoreductase: MSRQEFDVLVIGAGISGAALFYELSRYTDIKNIALIEKYHAPATINSKSTSNSQTIHCGDIETNYTLEKAQKVKRTADMIVKYGLLQNAQNKFMFSHQKMALAVDDTECEYMKGRYEEFKELYPYIKFFDKNKIKQIEPKVALGEDGVSDRRENIVAMGVEAGEVFTTVDFAKMSESLIEEGQKQGKNTLVAFNEEVVHISKENGGFTIRTANFKEYKAKAVVVNAGAHSLYLAHKMGLGLDKSCWPVAGSFYLTKQKLLNGKVYMVQNPKLPFAALHGDPDLMADMNTRFGPTALVIPKLERYKGLKSVPEFFEALKLDRVVLSVSLGMFKDATIRNYILYNYLYELPFINKNLFVRNARKIVPSLKADDIYYAKGFGGVRPQVIDKTKRELMLGEASINEVDGIIFNMTPSPGATSCLGNAERDAKMVCDYLGAKFDEDKFSTELL; this comes from the coding sequence ATGAGCCGGCAAGAATTTGATGTCTTAGTTATAGGAGCTGGAATTTCTGGAGCAGCTTTATTTTATGAGCTTTCTAGATATACAGATATTAAAAATATCGCTTTAATAGAAAAATATCACGCTCCAGCAACTATAAACAGCAAAAGCACAAGTAATTCACAAACTATACATTGTGGCGATATAGAGACAAACTACACTTTGGAAAAGGCACAAAAAGTCAAACGCACTGCCGATATGATAGTTAAATATGGACTTTTACAAAATGCACAAAACAAGTTTATGTTTTCTCATCAAAAAATGGCTTTAGCTGTAGATGATACAGAATGTGAGTATATGAAGGGTCGCTATGAGGAATTTAAAGAACTTTACCCTTATATTAAATTTTTTGATAAAAATAAAATTAAACAGATAGAACCTAAGGTCGCACTTGGGGAGGACGGCGTAAGCGATAGGAGGGAAAATATTGTCGCTATGGGTGTTGAAGCGGGGGAAGTTTTTACGACCGTTGATTTTGCTAAGATGAGTGAAAGTTTGATTGAAGAAGGACAAAAGCAGGGTAAAAACACTTTGGTAGCTTTTAATGAGGAGGTTGTGCATATTTCTAAAGAAAATGGGGGTTTTACTATAAGGACTGCAAATTTTAAAGAGTATAAGGCTAAGGCTGTTGTGGTAAATGCTGGCGCACATTCTTTGTATCTCGCACACAAAATGGGCTTGGGGCTTGATAAATCTTGTTGGCCTGTGGCAGGAAGTTTTTATCTTACAAAACAAAAACTTTTAAATGGCAAAGTTTATATGGTGCAAAATCCTAAACTCCCATTTGCAGCACTTCACGGAGATCCTGATTTAATGGCAGATATGAATACGCGTTTTGGTCCAACAGCTTTAGTAATTCCTAAGCTTGAGCGTTATAAAGGCTTGAAATCTGTGCCAGAATTTTTTGAGGCTTTGAAGCTTGATAGGGTTGTATTAAGTGTGAGTTTAGGCATGTTTAAAGATGCTACGATTCGAAATTATATTCTCTATAATTATTTATATGAATTGCCTTTTATTAATAAAAACTTATTTGTTAGAAATGCTAGAAAGATTGTCCCAAGCTTAAAGGCTGATGATATTTATTATGCTAAGGGTTTTGGTGGGGTGCGTCCGCAAGTGATTGATAAAACAAAAAGAGAGCTTATGCTAGGTGAAGCCAGCATTAATGAGGTTGATGGTATTATTTTCAATATGACACCAAGTCCGGGTGCTACAAGCTGTCTTGGCAATGCCGAAAGAGATGCAAAAATGGTTTGTGATTATTTGGGTGCTAAATTTGATGAGGATAAATTTAGCACAGAATTATTGTGA